Part of the Terriglobales bacterium genome, GTGCAGGAACCCAACCTCGCTCAACGACGAGTAGCGCCGCGGATGCCCCGCCATCCCCAGGTAGTGCATGGGCATGAAGATGGCGTAGGTACCGATGAAGCTGAAGAAGAAGTGGGCCTTGCCCAGGCTCTCGTTCATCATCCGCCCGAACATCTTGGGGAACCAGTAATAGGTCGCAGCGAAGATGCCGAAGATAGCGGCCACGCCCATGATCAGGTGGAAGTGCGCCACTACGAAGTAGGTGTCGTGCAGCTGGATGTCGAGCTGCGGCTGCGCCAGGAACGGCCCGCTCAACCCGCCGGAGACGAACAGCGACACAAAACCGATGGCGAACAGCATCGGGGTGGTGAAGCGTATCTTCCCGCCCCACATCGTGCCCAGCCAGTTGAAGGTCTTGATGGCCGAGGGGACGCCGATGGCCATGGTCATGATGGAGAAGGCGAAGCCCGAGTACGGGCTCATGCCGCTGATGAACATGTGATGGCCCCAGACCAGGAATCCCAGGACCCCGATGGCCAGGATGGCGTACACCATGGCGCGGTATCCGAAGATCGGCTTGCGCGAGAAGGTGGAGAGTAGCTGCGAGGCCACGCCCATCCCCGGCAGGATGGCGATGTACACCTCGGGGTGGCCGAAGAACCAGAACAGGTGCTGCCAGAGCAGGGGAGAGCCGCCGTTGTGCTTCACCAGGTTCCCGCTCAGCACCAGGCCGCCGGGGACGAAGAAGCTGGTGCCCACGTTGCGGTCCAGCAGCAGCAGGATGCCGGCCGCCAGCAATACGCCGAAGGCCAGCAGGCCCAGCATCGCGGTCACGAACCAGGTCCAGCAGGTCAGCGGCATGCGCATCAGGGTCATGCCCTTGGCCCGGAGGTCGAGGGTGGTGGTGATGAAGTTCAGGGCCCCCATCAGCGACGCGGCGCAGAACAGGGCGATGCTGATGATCCACAAGTCGGCGCCCAGGCCTTCACCCGGTCCCGCCGATTGCAGCGCGCTCAGCGGCGCGTACCCGGTCCAGCCGTGCAGCGGCGCGCCTCCTTCCACAAAGAAGGCCGCGACCATGACGCAGAAGGCGACGAACGTCGTCCAGAACGAGAGCATGTTCAGGACGGGGAAGGCCATGTCGGCGGCCCCGATCTGGATGGGCAGGAAGTAGTTCCCGAATCCGCCCTGCGGCGCCAGGGTCAGCACGAAGAACACCATGAGGGTTCCGTGCATGGTCAGCAACGTCAGGTAGGTCTCCGGCTGGATGTGGCCGAGCCAGGGAATGTTGGCCTCCGGCCAAATCAGGTGGATGCGCATCAGCAGCGACAGCCCCATCCCGACGAACACCGACAGCAGCGCCAAAAAGTAGTACTGCAGCCCGATGATCTTGTGGTCGAGACTGAAGACGTACTTGCGGATGAAGCCGGTAGGCGCGGCGTGCGCGTGTCCTGCGTGGACCCCGGCAGCCGCTTGCGATGGTGCGTCCATGTTCCTCCCCGAACTATCCATGTGCGATCGCTACTGCGATGCCTGTTTCTCCGCTACTTTCTGCGCCACCCACTTCTCGTAATCGGCCTGGCTGACCACCTTCAGCATCCCGTGCATCTTGTAGTGGCCCAGGCCGCAGAGCTCGGCGCAGGCGATCTCGTAATCGCCGACCTTGGTGGGCGTGAAGTGCATCTTGATCATCAGCCCGGGCACCGCGTCCTGCTTGAAGCGCATGGCCGGTATGAACAAGCTGTGGATCACGTCCTGCGAGCGCAGCGTGAGCTCGGCCTCGCGGTCCACCGGCAGGATCAGGGTGCCGACCACGAAATCGTCCTTGGCCGCCGGATCGGTGTCGTCGATGCCCACCGCGTTCCCCACCGAGGCATCCGCCAACTCCGGTTTGGTCCGGGCGAACTGGCCGTCCGGCCCGGGATAGCGGAAGTACCAGGCGAACTGCAGGCCGGTGACTTCGACCTTCACCGCGCCGGGCGCGGCGCCCTGGAAGCGGCTCTCGGCCCAGATCTTCGCCCCGGCCAGGTTCAGGCCGACGAAGATGATGGCGGTCAGCACCGTCCACAGGACTTCCAGCTTGGTGTTCCCGTGGGAATAGGTGACCTTGGTCTGGTCGCCCTGGTCGCGCGACCTCCACACCACCCAGCCCAGCCCGATCTGCGCCGCCAGGAACACGATGCCGACCACGATGTAGGTGGTGTGGAACCAGCTGTCCATGGCCGGTCCGTGCGCCGAAGCCAGCGGCAGCATGGCCCACTTGTCGATGGCGAAGTAGTAAGTGCTGAGCAGTGTGATAAGCCAGATGACAACGAGGAGCACTAGGCCCATGTTCCGTCCTCTGCGCTTGAGATGGTCGTGAGCAGGATCGCCTTCACCCCCGCGGCGAGCTGGCCCAGAAATATAACATACGCGGAGTGACCGCTGTCACTAGGACAAGTGATTACAGTCACTCCGTAGGAGTCGCGCAATTTATTTTGCTCTGGTTCCCATTTTGGAAAGAGGGCGGGCGGGAAACTATCGGCAGAGCTTCAAGAATTCCGCGTGCACCGTGGGATCGGCTGAGAGCTCGGGATGGAAGGTCGCGGCCATCACTTTGCCCTGGCGGACAAGGATGGG contains:
- a CDS encoding cbb3-type cytochrome c oxidase subunit I — its product is MDAPSQAAAGVHAGHAHAAPTGFIRKYVFSLDHKIIGLQYYFLALLSVFVGMGLSLLMRIHLIWPEANIPWLGHIQPETYLTLLTMHGTLMVFFVLTLAPQGGFGNYFLPIQIGAADMAFPVLNMLSFWTTFVAFCVMVAAFFVEGGAPLHGWTGYAPLSALQSAGPGEGLGADLWIISIALFCAASLMGALNFITTTLDLRAKGMTLMRMPLTCWTWFVTAMLGLLAFGVLLAAGILLLLDRNVGTSFFVPGGLVLSGNLVKHNGGSPLLWQHLFWFFGHPEVYIAILPGMGVASQLLSTFSRKPIFGYRAMVYAILAIGVLGFLVWGHHMFISGMSPYSGFAFSIMTMAIGVPSAIKTFNWLGTMWGGKIRFTTPMLFAIGFVSLFVSGGLSGPFLAQPQLDIQLHDTYFVVAHFHLIMGVAAIFGIFAATYYWFPKMFGRMMNESLGKAHFFFSFIGTYAIFMPMHYLGMAGHPRRYSSLSEVGFLHDLMPLQHFISIVAFITIAAQFIFLFNLFWSMFKGKKAEMNPWQATTLEWTVPSPPPHDNFGGMVPVVNHGPYEYSVPGAPTDHVMQTDPAGAVSAH
- the coxB gene encoding cytochrome c oxidase subunit II, whose protein sequence is MGLVLLVVIWLITLLSTYYFAIDKWAMLPLASAHGPAMDSWFHTTYIVVGIVFLAAQIGLGWVVWRSRDQGDQTKVTYSHGNTKLEVLWTVLTAIIFVGLNLAGAKIWAESRFQGAAPGAVKVEVTGLQFAWYFRYPGPDGQFARTKPELADASVGNAVGIDDTDPAAKDDFVVGTLILPVDREAELTLRSQDVIHSLFIPAMRFKQDAVPGLMIKMHFTPTKVGDYEIACAELCGLGHYKMHGMLKVVSQADYEKWVAQKVAEKQASQ